From a single Paenibacillus sp. FSL R5-0345 genomic region:
- a CDS encoding UvrD-helicase domain-containing protein, translating into MHEGFMINPAELAAKESLDRVYECITGRRSFVLEAGAGAGKTYTLIHSLKHIIKNEGPELIRKNQKVACITYTNVARDEIESRTDRHPAIFTATIHAFCWSIIKDFQTRLREKLQQLDKWSERLKEITDIKNYSIQYELGYPRVTNNQIMLGHNDVLSLTVCLLDDIKFRKLFLMRYPIILIDEYQDTDKLFVKSLKQHFLNKPDGPLIGFFGDHWQKIYNTGCGKIEHDDLEVIGKRANFRSSKAIIDGLNKMRPELPQEISDPLSIGSINIYHTNQWEGVRRTEGHWRDDLPSDVAHNYLEKTKAKLIISGWDFSPDKTKILMLTHNVLANEQGYQNLASVFSRNESYIKKENPYMAFFMDVLEPVCIAYENRKYGEMFSILEGNTPLIRSHSDKKNLASQMDKLLSYRKSESIDKVINHLLLTKYPLLPENIMKIENDLLNNYKDDFTEHQKEICEQTLKLKAVSYQEVIAVNKFIEEKTPFATKHGVKGAEFENVLVVFGRGWAMYNFSQMLEYALNDIPPEKLEFFERNRNLFYVAVSRPKKRLALLFTQKLSDPAIETLSTWFGKDSIEFL; encoded by the coding sequence ATGCATGAAGGATTTATGATTAATCCCGCTGAATTAGCAGCTAAAGAATCTCTTGATCGTGTCTATGAATGTATCACTGGAAGAAGAAGTTTTGTATTAGAAGCAGGTGCAGGTGCAGGTAAAACCTATACATTAATTCATTCTCTAAAACACATAATTAAGAACGAAGGTCCCGAACTAATTCGAAAAAATCAAAAGGTTGCATGTATAACCTATACTAATGTAGCTAGAGACGAGATAGAGTCTCGGACTGACCGTCATCCTGCGATTTTCACAGCGACAATTCATGCATTCTGTTGGTCAATAATCAAAGATTTTCAAACTAGACTACGCGAAAAATTACAACAACTAGACAAATGGTCAGAACGATTAAAAGAAATTACCGATATTAAAAACTATTCCATTCAATATGAGTTAGGCTATCCCAGAGTCACTAATAATCAAATCATGCTTGGTCATAATGATGTTCTTTCATTAACTGTTTGCTTACTGGATGATATTAAATTCCGTAAATTATTCCTAATGCGATACCCAATCATACTGATAGATGAATACCAGGATACAGATAAGCTTTTTGTAAAATCTTTAAAGCAACATTTTCTTAATAAACCAGATGGTCCACTCATTGGATTCTTTGGAGACCATTGGCAGAAGATTTACAATACAGGGTGCGGAAAAATCGAGCATGACGATTTAGAAGTAATTGGTAAAAGGGCAAATTTTCGTTCTAGTAAAGCAATTATTGATGGCCTCAATAAAATGCGACCGGAATTACCTCAAGAAATTAGTGATCCTCTAAGTATAGGATCTATAAACATCTATCATACCAATCAATGGGAAGGGGTACGTCGAACGGAGGGCCATTGGAGAGATGATCTTCCATCTGATGTTGCACACAACTATCTTGAAAAGACTAAAGCTAAACTTATAATCAGTGGATGGGACTTTTCCCCAGATAAGACTAAAATACTAATGTTAACTCATAACGTTCTTGCCAATGAACAAGGATATCAAAATTTAGCAAGTGTTTTTTCACGCAATGAATCATACATTAAGAAAGAAAACCCATATATGGCTTTTTTCATGGATGTATTAGAGCCTGTTTGCATAGCTTATGAGAATCGGAAATATGGTGAAATGTTCTCCATACTCGAAGGCAACACCCCTCTTATTCGTTCTCATAGTGATAAAAAAAATTTAGCAAGTCAAATGGACAAACTTTTATCCTATCGGAAAAGTGAAAGTATAGATAAGGTTATCAATCATCTTCTCCTTACAAAATATCCGTTATTACCAGAGAATATCATGAAAATTGAAAATGATCTTTTAAATAATTATAAAGATGACTTTACTGAACACCAAAAAGAAATATGTGAACAGACACTGAAACTTAAGGCGGTTTCTTATCAAGAAGTAATTGCTGTAAACAAATTCATAGAAGAAAAAACACCCTTTGCTACAAAACATGGCGTAAAAGGGGCCGAATTTGAGAATGTATTAGTAGTCTTTGGTCGAGGCTGGGCAATGTACAATTTCTCTCAAATGCTAGAATACGCATTAAATGATATTCCCCCGGAAAAGCTTGAGTTTTTTGAACGAAATAGAAATCTTTTTTATGTTGCTGTTTCAAGGCCAAAAAAGCGGTTAGCATTACTTTTCACTCAAAAGCTATCTGATCCAGCAATTGAAACTCTGTCTACCTGGTTCGGAAAAGATTCAATCGAATTTTTATAA
- a CDS encoding competence protein CoiA, with translation MLRSRTSSGFELHSTICDEKETRRLSSSNELHCPNCNNLVRYKNGPKTIAHFAHKPNTECVISNYERETDDHLKGKNILFNWLTSKFPDAIVKLEVFIQETDQIADVLLVHVSGEMKGQKWAFEFQHSPLSEVEWKKRHFLYQQAGILDFWIFDANVFLQYSRAQNVEQARLFRDPIKAVFSETGFTYFFYLESQNLTIDCNFYVRTIERKINSRKGTVDNEYIFHDPIDHTEILDLVDFHSDIEEQYTALVFSKIKDQFDLKFNKRIQKIKSDKDQVLVEKRRYRLKEIFQYCSEHFTPRHANVLNSFCLKNKPLVVEDILGLEIPNFIEKYRAYMENIIQYLGEFELICESEDIVDIVVTDQAPSYLLYTDLNEEQIDSKYYLQKGEIYDRGFIEKVPSFSIILYERYANEVKNVQYVLDKYSSELEKLLSCNPKIVDRALRKIDHRLVRVGPKEERSLLEFALGYAKCKSTEEVDELMKRIRTEIIDYDPFSDLRY, from the coding sequence ATGTTGCGTTCACGAACAAGCTCTGGCTTTGAATTGCATTCCACCATTTGTGATGAAAAGGAGACTCGTCGGCTTTCTAGTTCCAACGAATTACACTGTCCTAATTGTAACAATCTGGTAAGGTATAAAAACGGGCCAAAAACTATTGCTCACTTTGCTCATAAACCCAACACTGAATGTGTTATTTCCAACTATGAGAGAGAAACAGATGATCACCTTAAAGGTAAGAATATCCTTTTTAATTGGCTGACTTCAAAATTCCCCGATGCTATTGTGAAGCTGGAAGTATTCATTCAAGAAACAGATCAAATAGCTGATGTCCTATTAGTCCACGTTTCGGGAGAAATGAAGGGTCAGAAGTGGGCCTTTGAATTTCAACATAGCCCCCTTTCCGAAGTAGAGTGGAAAAAACGACATTTTCTTTATCAGCAAGCAGGCATCCTTGATTTCTGGATATTTGATGCAAACGTGTTTCTGCAGTACTCCAGAGCCCAGAATGTTGAACAGGCCCGGCTTTTTCGAGATCCGATTAAAGCTGTCTTTTCTGAGACTGGATTTACATATTTTTTTTATTTGGAATCTCAAAATCTGACCATAGATTGCAACTTTTATGTTCGAACCATCGAGCGCAAAATTAATAGTCGTAAAGGAACAGTGGATAACGAATACATATTTCATGATCCCATTGATCATACTGAAATACTCGATCTCGTTGATTTCCACTCTGATATCGAAGAACAATATACAGCTCTGGTTTTTTCAAAAATCAAAGACCAGTTCGATCTTAAATTCAATAAGCGAATCCAGAAAATCAAATCAGATAAAGATCAGGTACTTGTGGAAAAAAGGCGTTATCGATTGAAGGAAATATTCCAATATTGTTCAGAACATTTTACACCGAGACATGCTAATGTTCTAAACTCTTTTTGTTTAAAAAATAAACCTCTAGTAGTGGAAGATATACTAGGCTTAGAGATCCCCAACTTTATCGAGAAATACAGAGCCTATATGGAAAATATTATTCAATACTTAGGAGAGTTTGAACTGATATGTGAAAGTGAGGATATTGTAGATATAGTCGTCACAGATCAAGCTCCATCTTATCTGTTGTATACTGATTTGAATGAGGAACAGATAGATAGTAAATATTATCTACAAAAAGGGGAAATCTACGATAGAGGCTTTATAGAAAAGGTACCATCCTTCTCAATTATACTTTATGAACGTTACGCAAACGAAGTTAAAAATGTTCAATATGTGTTGGATAAATATTCTTCAGAATTAGAAAAGCTTTTGTCTTGTAATCCCAAGATAGTTGATAGAGCTTTGAGGAAAATTGACCATAGATTAGTTAGGGTCGGGCCAAAAGAAGAACGTTCGTTATTAGAATTTGCACTTGGTTATGCTAAATGTAAGAGTACCGAAGAAGTTGATGAACTTATGAAAAGGATTCGGACTGAAATCATTGATTATGATCCATTCAGTGATCTTAGATACTAA
- a CDS encoding bacteriophage abortive infection AbiH family protein, which translates to MKLFVIGNGFDRGHGLATNYWDFRKYLKNIDPDFLRSFEEHYYIYPRSDEKAKREMLWNELETNLANIDEEVIVEQAVNIDMGLESGDVGIEDTLHQYFSDEYEYINQLAVHLKRWVRTIRIRDVRPRTTFIDKDNDAVYVTFNYTAVLETVYRVSEHRIIHIHGSLRQRDDDPVLGHGNKMRINNIQEKRHEAEQVFNEKEISICNVVEEYYKQTYKDITKYKYKLRRLQEKDIDEIIILGHSLAGVDIPYFNTIDTFSKQNALWKVYYFSECEMQRMFDSLVDCGIDAGRIEMIHSSEFYNM; encoded by the coding sequence GTGAAGCTATTTGTAATAGGAAATGGATTTGATAGAGGCCATGGATTAGCCACGAATTATTGGGATTTTAGAAAATACTTGAAGAATATAGATCCCGATTTCCTTCGCTCCTTTGAGGAACATTATTACATTTACCCAAGAAGCGACGAAAAAGCAAAGAGAGAAATGTTATGGAATGAATTGGAGACAAACCTCGCTAACATTGATGAAGAAGTCATAGTTGAGCAAGCCGTTAATATAGATATGGGTTTGGAAAGCGGTGATGTGGGTATTGAAGATACGTTGCATCAGTACTTTTCAGACGAGTATGAATACATAAATCAGTTAGCGGTGCATCTGAAGCGGTGGGTAAGAACCATTCGAATCAGAGATGTTCGACCTAGAACAACATTTATCGATAAAGATAATGACGCAGTGTATGTAACATTCAACTATACAGCTGTATTGGAAACGGTGTATAGAGTGAGCGAGCATAGAATAATACATATTCATGGATCTTTACGGCAACGCGATGATGACCCCGTGCTAGGACATGGCAATAAAATGAGGATTAACAATATCCAAGAAAAACGCCACGAAGCAGAGCAGGTGTTTAACGAAAAAGAAATTAGTATTTGCAATGTTGTGGAAGAATATTACAAGCAAACCTATAAAGATATAACTAAGTATAAGTATAAACTGCGTCGTTTGCAGGAAAAAGATATTGATGAAATTATTATCTTAGGTCATTCTCTCGCTGGTGTTGACATTCCTTATTTTAACACTATTGATACATTTTCGAAGCAAAATGCCCTTTGGAAGGTATACTATTTTTCCGAATGCGAAATGCAGCGAATGTTTGATAGCTTAGTTGACTGTGGTATTGATGCAGGAAGAATCGAAATGATTCACTCATCTGAATTCTACAATATGTAA
- the ku gene encoding non-homologous end joining protein Ku, with amino-acid sequence MHTVWKGAISFGLVHIPVKLYAATEEKEVALHLLHKSCSGAIKNQRYCPTCQGTVEPEELIKGFPLDKNQFVTFEKEELDKIHEDASKMISIIDFMKEEQVDLMFTQKVYFLGPDTHGSNAYYLLLKALEASKRLAIAKFTLRSSTKLCVLKPNNGTCIQLATMHYTNEIRPAQNVPNLSNNITVDPNQMKLALQIVKSMSGASDLASYTNPEQERLMAAIQSKIAGQKIVSKPVQESDVVVDLLEALQESVKMNKAKSKVSSTKENKRSTSKEKLG; translated from the coding sequence ATGCATACGGTATGGAAAGGTGCTATCAGTTTTGGATTAGTTCACATACCCGTAAAGCTATATGCTGCCACGGAGGAAAAAGAGGTTGCTCTTCATTTGCTTCACAAAAGTTGCAGTGGCGCAATTAAAAACCAACGCTATTGCCCTACATGTCAAGGCACTGTTGAACCGGAAGAATTAATAAAAGGATTCCCTCTCGATAAAAATCAATTTGTTACTTTCGAAAAAGAAGAGTTGGATAAGATTCATGAAGATGCTAGTAAGATGATCAGTATTATTGATTTTATGAAAGAAGAACAAGTTGATTTAATGTTTACTCAGAAGGTATATTTTCTTGGACCGGATACTCATGGTAGTAATGCATACTACTTGCTTCTTAAAGCACTTGAAGCATCTAAAAGACTGGCGATTGCCAAATTCACTCTTCGCTCAAGTACAAAATTATGTGTATTGAAGCCTAATAACGGAACCTGCATTCAGTTGGCAACAATGCATTATACTAATGAAATCAGACCAGCTCAAAATGTTCCAAACCTGTCGAATAACATCACAGTAGATCCTAATCAGATGAAGCTCGCATTACAGATCGTTAAAAGTATGTCAGGGGCTTCTGATTTAGCTTCCTATACAAATCCTGAGCAAGAAAGACTTATGGCTGCTATACAATCCAAAATTGCTGGTCAGAAGATTGTTTCCAAGCCAGTACAAGAATCTGATGTAGTAGTTGATCTATTAGAAGCACTTCAGGAGAGTGTGAAAATGAATAAAGCAAAAAGTAAGGTATCTTCTACTAAGGAAAACAAAAGGAGTACGAGTAAAGAAAAGTTGGGTTAG
- a CDS encoding helix-turn-helix domain-containing protein, producing MSEQILRMVGTRVRDLRKKKGLSQEELGERAGVHFSYIGGVERAEKNISLLSLQKIADALETDITELFLYGRYLSGGKMDKDKYLNDFHEYLISLNATEIKKIHLLALQLFENK from the coding sequence ATGAGCGAACAAATATTGCGAATGGTTGGAACTCGAGTAAGGGATCTGAGAAAGAAAAAGGGCCTATCCCAAGAGGAACTGGGTGAACGAGCCGGTGTTCACTTCTCCTATATTGGAGGCGTAGAACGAGCGGAAAAAAATATAAGTCTCTTAAGTCTTCAAAAAATTGCTGATGCATTAGAGACTGATATTACTGAACTATTTCTGTATGGAAGATATCTTAGTGGTGGAAAGATGGATAAAGATAAATATTTGAATGACTTCCACGAATATCTTATTTCGTTGAATGCAACTGAAATCAAAAAAATTCATTTGCTTGCACTTCAACTTTTTGAAAACAAATAA
- a CDS encoding helix-turn-helix domain-containing protein: protein MEQLVYIAVGKKIRSIRKNQKLTQRDLALLLGVSQSSISNLEKGVYPVTLHVLIKVAAALHTSMKIIFSEID, encoded by the coding sequence ATGGAACAATTAGTTTATATAGCGGTTGGAAAGAAAATACGCTCTATCCGCAAAAATCAGAAATTGACTCAAAGAGACTTAGCCTTATTGTTGGGTGTATCTCAATCGTCAATAAGCAATTTAGAAAAAGGGGTATATCCAGTTACCCTTCACGTTCTTATTAAAGTAGCCGCCGCTCTTCATACCTCAATGAAGATTATTTTTAGTGAAATCGATTAA